A window of Hymenobacter aerilatus contains these coding sequences:
- the kdsB gene encoding 3-deoxy-manno-octulosonate cytidylyltransferase produces the protein MHAIGIIPARYASTRLPGKPLIDLGGQSMIQRVVNQARQANLSRVVVATDDARIWQHVLDFGGEAVLTSADHPSGTDRVYEAYLQLGETADCVVNIQGDEPFIHPAQINLLLDLFADAETQIGTLVKHVASEEELRSPHLPKVVLNTRGEALYFSRHPLPYQRQHNPADWLAYHHYLRHIGLYAYRPAVLAELTRLPPSPLEIAESLEQLRWLEHGYRIRTAETELATLGIDTPEDVTRALAQL, from the coding sequence CTGCACGCCATTGGTATCATTCCGGCCCGCTATGCTTCCACCCGCCTACCCGGCAAACCACTGATTGACCTGGGCGGCCAGTCGATGATTCAGCGGGTAGTGAACCAAGCCCGACAAGCCAACCTAAGCCGCGTGGTGGTAGCCACCGACGATGCCCGCATTTGGCAGCACGTACTGGACTTTGGCGGCGAGGCGGTACTCACCTCCGCCGACCACCCCAGCGGCACCGACCGTGTGTATGAAGCCTACCTACAGCTAGGCGAAACGGCCGATTGCGTGGTGAATATTCAGGGCGATGAGCCGTTTATTCATCCTGCGCAGATTAATCTGTTACTGGATCTGTTTGCGGATGCTGAAACGCAAATTGGTACGCTAGTGAAACACGTAGCGAGCGAAGAGGAGCTACGCAGCCCGCACTTGCCTAAAGTGGTGCTGAACACGCGGGGCGAGGCGCTTTACTTCAGCCGCCACCCCCTACCCTACCAGCGCCAGCACAACCCCGCCGACTGGCTGGCCTACCACCACTACCTGCGCCATATTGGCCTCTACGCCTACCGCCCCGCTGTGCTAGCCGAGCTGACTCGCCTACCCCCTTCCCCCCTCGAAATAGCCGAGAGTCTGGAGCAGTTGCGGTGGCTGGAGCACGGCTACCGCATCCGCACTGCCGAAACCGAACTGGCTACCTTGGGCATTGATACGCCAGAGGATGTGACACGTGCGCTAGCGCAGTTGTAA
- a CDS encoding LysM peptidoglycan-binding domain-containing protein: MPDSIGVEYRGNKMLIKHLVTAGETLYGLSRRYKVTVESIVEANPQLQGALVKGQVVLVPRTRVVLTPAPAARATAAAPATAITPAARALPTDARGNHVYTVKPGQTLFSIAQRFGVSTTDLIRLNRLPASGTVNANQLLVIVPAPAGGVVAAKPTPTRPAPVAPVPAATTPAAPRPEDPDRNRPKETPAPAETTATDDPEDERAPEHASEIVSRVRESGLAAIIEGSTTEKYLALHKTAPVGTIMQVRNIMNGQSVYVRVIGHLPDTGDNANMLVRLSPRAVQRLVTPDQRFRVETSYVP; encoded by the coding sequence TTGCCCGATTCTATTGGGGTAGAGTACCGGGGTAATAAAATGCTGATCAAGCACCTGGTAACGGCCGGCGAAACGCTATACGGCCTGTCGCGGCGCTATAAGGTGACGGTTGAAAGCATCGTGGAAGCCAATCCACAGCTGCAAGGTGCCTTGGTGAAAGGCCAGGTAGTGCTGGTGCCGCGCACCCGCGTGGTACTCACGCCAGCCCCTGCTGCCCGTGCTACGGCGGCCGCCCCTGCTACTGCCATTACGCCCGCTGCCCGCGCCCTACCCACCGATGCGCGCGGTAACCACGTGTATACCGTGAAACCCGGCCAAACGCTGTTTTCCATTGCCCAGCGCTTCGGCGTAAGCACTACAGATTTGATTCGGCTGAACCGCCTGCCCGCGTCGGGAACCGTGAATGCTAACCAGTTGCTGGTTATCGTGCCGGCGCCTGCAGGAGGGGTAGTCGCGGCCAAGCCCACACCTACCCGCCCTGCGCCAGTAGCCCCAGTCCCCGCGGCAACCACGCCGGCCGCACCGCGTCCCGAGGACCCCGACCGCAACCGCCCCAAGGAGACTCCTGCGCCTGCCGAAACAACTGCCACCGACGACCCGGAGGACGAGCGTGCGCCCGAGCACGCCAGTGAGATTGTAAGCCGTGTGCGCGAAAGCGGTCTGGCAGCCATCATCGAAGGCTCTACCACCGAGAAATACCTAGCCCTGCACAAAACGGCGCCGGTGGGCACCATCATGCAGGTGCGCAACATCATGAACGGCCAGTCGGTGTACGTGCGCGTCATCGGCCACCTGCCCGATACCGGCGATAATGCCAACATGCTGGTGCGCCTCTCGCCCCGCGCCGTGCAGCGCCTCGTCACCCCCGACCAGCGCTTCCGCGTCGAGACGTCCTACGTACCATAG
- a CDS encoding TIGR02757 family protein, with product MNTAQLRDFLEEHYDRYDQPAFIDNDPISLPHRFTQKQDIEISGLFAALLAWGQRKTIINKTSELLRRMDDAPYQFVLHHSDENLKQLLGFCHRTFCDTDLLYFVHWLRWYYQQHASLEDAFLHGATQKERLENFHKLFFGLDDAPQRTRKHVATPARGSACKRVNMYLRWMVRPDARGVDFGLWTRLAPADLICPCDVHVERIARRLGLMTRTVVDWQAAEDLTAHLRAFDPTDPVKYDFALFGLGVEEKRLAVPLV from the coding sequence ATGAATACTGCCCAGCTGCGGGATTTTCTGGAGGAGCACTATGACCGCTACGACCAGCCTGCTTTTATTGACAACGACCCCATTAGCCTGCCCCACCGCTTCACGCAGAAGCAGGATATTGAAATCAGCGGGTTGTTTGCGGCGCTGCTGGCCTGGGGGCAGCGCAAAACTATTATCAATAAGACCAGCGAGCTGCTACGCCGCATGGACGACGCGCCCTACCAGTTTGTGCTGCATCATTCCGACGAGAATCTGAAGCAGCTGCTGGGCTTCTGCCACCGCACATTTTGCGATACCGACCTGCTGTACTTTGTGCACTGGCTGCGGTGGTACTACCAGCAGCACGCGTCGTTGGAAGACGCGTTTCTGCACGGCGCCACGCAAAAAGAGCGACTGGAAAACTTTCACAAGCTGTTCTTTGGCCTCGACGATGCTCCCCAGCGCACGCGCAAGCACGTGGCCACCCCGGCCCGCGGCTCGGCTTGCAAACGCGTGAATATGTACCTGCGCTGGATGGTGCGCCCCGATGCGCGCGGCGTAGATTTTGGCCTTTGGACGCGCCTTGCGCCCGCCGACCTTATTTGCCCCTGCGACGTGCACGTGGAGCGCATTGCCCGCCGCCTGGGCCTCATGACGCGTACCGTAGTGGATTGGCAGGCTGCCGAAGACCTCACCGCCCACCTGCGCGCCTTCGACCCCACGGATCCTGTGAAGTACGATTTCGCATTGTTCGGGCTGGGAGTGGAGGAGAAGCGGCTCGCTGTGCCGCTGGTATAG
- a CDS encoding TylF/MycF/NovP-related O-methyltransferase, with protein sequence MNNYFVAEQFPTEHENVSLRNAFREKFIRVINKGIHRLKPGYSVMSPPNPLVDMTTVEQRINYFHLLDAVIANRIPGEVVELGCFTGQCALLFQQVIQMHQSEKTLHLYDSFEVKFSVEGEVEQKLLRNFERAHLPLPVLHKGYFENTLPTQLPKQIAFVHIDCGFGGDISLHKDTLLFCLHAVYPKMAPGSVCVLMDYYDDTQRTVFAGSLNPGVKLACDEFFHSKPEKIVSLYGNQYAHGFFRKV encoded by the coding sequence ATGAACAATTATTTCGTTGCTGAACAATTTCCTACTGAGCACGAGAATGTTTCGCTCAGGAATGCTTTTCGGGAAAAATTCATTCGTGTTATCAATAAAGGAATACACCGCCTTAAGCCGGGTTATTCTGTCATGTCCCCGCCCAATCCGTTAGTAGACATGACGACTGTTGAGCAACGGATTAACTATTTTCATCTGCTGGATGCCGTTATTGCCAACCGTATACCCGGCGAGGTGGTAGAACTGGGGTGCTTCACCGGGCAGTGCGCTCTACTTTTTCAACAAGTTATTCAGATGCACCAGTCTGAGAAGACGCTGCACTTATATGACAGCTTCGAGGTAAAATTCAGCGTTGAGGGCGAAGTAGAGCAGAAACTGCTGCGCAATTTTGAGCGCGCTCACCTACCGTTGCCCGTATTGCACAAAGGCTATTTTGAAAATACTCTACCTACTCAATTACCAAAACAAATAGCCTTCGTTCATATTGATTGCGGCTTTGGCGGTGATATTTCTTTACATAAAGACACACTATTATTTTGCTTGCATGCAGTATATCCTAAAATGGCGCCGGGTAGCGTTTGCGTCTTAATGGATTATTACGACGATACCCAACGCACTGTATTTGCCGGCTCCCTGAATCCAGGCGTTAAATTAGCCTGTGACGAGTTTTTCCACTCAAAACCGGAAAAGATAGTTTCGCTCTACGGCAATCAGTATGCGCACGGTTTTTTTCGAAAAGTCTGA